Genomic segment of Gloeocapsa sp. PCC 7428:
TCTCCCCAAGGTGGGGTTATTCATTTTGATTTAATTCTTGAAACAGATGAAGCCATTTTTGTGATTCAAGATGAAGGAATTGGAATTCCAAAATCAGAACAAGAGCAGTTATTTAATTCTTTTCATCGAGCGAGTAATGTAGGTATCATTTCAGGTACTGGGTTAGGATTAGCTATTGTTAAAAAATCTGTTGATTTACATGGAGGTAAAATCGTTGTAGATAGTGAAGTGAATGTCGGAACAACTTTTACAGTAACAATACCATTAAATAATTAAGGATAAGTTCAATGAAAAAGATTTTAGTTATTGAAGATGAACCGGATGTTAGAGCTAATATTATTGAGTTACTTGAAGCAGAAGAGTTTCATGTTGTTGGTGCAGAAAATGGCTTTTTTGGTGCATTGTGGGCGCAAGAATATCTACCTGATTTAATTATTTGTGATGTAAGAATGCCCGAATTAAATGGTTATGACGTGCTAACAGCATTACGTCAAGATGCCGCAACAGCAACAATTCCCTTTATTTTTTTAACAGCAAATGCGGATCGTTCAGATATGCGACGAGGGATGGAATTAGGCGCAGATGATTATTTAACTAAGCCGTTTTCACGGACAGAATTATTAAATGCGATCGCCTCTCGATTTGCAAAACAAGAAGTAGTGATGCAGCAGTATAATAACGAGCGCGAACGCGCTGATTCTTTGAAACAAAAAGTTCAAGAATTAGAAAATTATGCTAGCGCTAAAGCTAGTATTGTGCCAAAATTGAATATGGCAATGTCTATAGTTAAGAATTTGCCTCCAGGTTTGCAACGCGAGCGCTGTTTAGAAATTTTGCGACAAGTTTGTAACGAAGAGATCAAAACTCTGAATAATACACCTGCTTTACAAAAACTTTTACCTGCTGAAAGCATTACTTTTCTTCGGCAATTTAATTTGGTGTCCAAGCAATAAAAATTTGTTAATCTAGAACAACACGAATCAATAGTTTCGCTTCAGGTTATCGGCACTTCATCAAACTATGAAGTGCCTTTTTGTATATATAGCAATGAGGCATTTATTACTAACTGCGTTGTCTAACAACATGAAAGCAGAAGTACACTCGCTAGAGAAATTTTCCAAATTGCCATAAATAGCGAGAATTTAACTGCTCCTATTATGATTGGCAAGGCGAGTGTCAAAACATTCATTCTGCGTACATAAATTGTCTCTTCTCTGCCTTTGTATTCGCTAAATTTGCTCCACTGTACCTTTTAAACCCCGATTGTTGAGTAACTGCAAAACTTCGTTAGCATTCACGCGATCGCCAAAGGCTCCCACCTGCATAAAAACTTTACCATTCGAGAACGTCCGAAAAGCTCCAGGAACAATTGATCGCACCATATCTTGCTTACTCTTACTTTCCGCTTCGACGATGACTCGATAGCGCAAACCCAAAGCCGATTCACGCGTTGGGGGAAGTGGTGGCGTACCAGGCGCTGGCGCAGTTGTCGGTAAGTTTATTTTCGGTAGGTTACGCGCGTTTCCGAGTGGAATATTACCACTAGGTACAGGAAGTAAATCAGCTTCGGTAATTTGTGCAGATTGCAGCACAGGAACATTGATTGCACCAGGATTAGGATTTGATGGTGGCGGTACGATAGTTGCAGAAGTTGTCGGCGGTGGAACAGGAATGACAATTGCCGTATCCGAACCTGTTGCGGGAGGTGATGGAAGAGATCTGGCGCGAGAATTGTTTGTATTCGCTGGTGGTACAGGAATCGCGATCGCTTCGGGCGCTACACTCCGCGCCATCGTATTCGTAGGCGTTGTCGATCTGACGGGTGCGACTGTTGGTGGTTTTGTCGCTATATTTGCGGGTACTGCTTGCGGTATTGCAGCTAATACCTTACCGGATAAATCGAGATTGCCAACTGTACGCGCGTCAGCAGCTAAAGTATTACCAAATGCTGAAATTGTTTGACGCGCCGCCTTGCTGTTAATGTCGTAACGTCCATTTTGGCGAAAGATATTGCCCCCTGGTTGTGCGGAAGTGCCTAAATCAGGTAAGCTGGCGGCGATCGCTACGACACCATCTTCGATATTGCCTTCAATTGTATTACTTCTGAGGACTGGTTGCGCTTGCGCTTGTACGACGATACCCGCACGATTTTGTGTGATGCGATTACCAATTAAGAGTGGTGCGGCTTTCTGCGACACATTAATGCCAAATCCAGTTTTTTCAAAAATATTTTCGCGAACTTCGGGTCGAGAAATTCCGTAGATGGTAATACCATTTGCCCCATTTTGGTGAAAGTAATTGTTGCGAATTAATGGTTTACTGTCACCCGTTACAGAAATACCATCGTGAGCACTGCCAGTAAATGTATTATCAGTAATTCTGGGGCTACTCGACTCGATCCACAAACCGTAACCGCGAGGATTGGAATTAGTGATTGTGACACCTGTTAGCGTCGCTTGGTTGGCTCCCAAAATTGTCACGTTTTGCTGCGCAAAAGTCGGACTGAGGAAAACGCCGCCGCCTTGAATAATAACGCCGCTTCCACGCGTTTGCGGATCGCCTTGAATTGCTACACCCGATTTTAGCTGGAGTGGAAACGTTTCCCCAGTTTCAGCACTATATGTCCCTTTTGCCAGCATAATTACGCTATTTACAGAAGCGACTTTTAATGCTTGGGTAATCGTTTTAAATGGGGCGCGATCGCTACCGTTGGCTTGCGCAGCATTTTCGACATTGGGGTTGACAAATAGTACTTTCGCTGAGGCTATCTGATTGGCGCGCGCATCTTTTAGATACAGCGGTAGCGCTTCTGAAGTCAAACCAGTATCGCTCAAACCAAGCAAAGCAATACTTGATAGTCCAAGCGCGATCGCATACGAACTGGGATGCGAAATTTTCGTTATGCTCAAAATAAAAGGAGCAAGGTCAAAATAGGTATCAGGGCGGGTTAAATTCACGGCACTCCTCCGCATCACTTTGGGAACATCAAAGCCAAGGGTGATGACAACGGCAATCTAGACGTTGATCTATGCTGCTTCTTATACAGCCGATGTCGCAGAAAATCAATGGCATTAAACACTTCTTTTTGCAAATCAGTTAAATCATACTCAAGTTGCTGAAATATGAATGCTGGCTGGTACGATGAAAACAATAATGGGTTTGTTCCAATGGTCGAATCATATAACCAAAGAGGACAAGTACAACCAGCCGTTTGCCGCATCTTGGACGCTAATCTAGACCGCGCCCGTGAAGGACTGCGCATCATCGAAGAATGGTGTCGCTTTGGTTTAAATAATGCCCAGTTTAGCGGAGAATGCAAACAACTACGGCAAGAACTCGCAACTTGGCACAGCCCAGAATTACGCGCAGCGCGAGATACTCTTGGCGATCCTGGTACGCAACTGACACATCCACAAGAACAACAACGTGCTGACCTCAAATCACTCCTCCAAGCAAATTTCTGTCGTGTGGAAGAAGCCTTACGCGTATTAGAAGAATACGGTAAACTTTATCACCCGCAGATGGGCAGTGTATTTAAGCAAATGCGATATCGCGTTTACACGCTCGAAAGTCGCTTACTCGGTTACGAACGCCATCAGCGATTGTTGCGATCGCAGTTATATCTTGTGACTTCTCCCACAAAAGATTTGTTATCGGTGGTAGAAGCCGCGCTGACTGGAGGACTGACTCTTGTACAATATCGCGATAAAAATGCTAGCGATGGCGAACGGTTGTCGTACGCTCAGCAATTATGTCAGTTGTGTCACCAGTACGGTGCATTATTTCTTGTCAACGATCGCGTAGACATTGCGTTGGCAGTAGACGCGGATGGCGTGCATCTCGGACAGCAAGATATGCCGATCAACGCTGCACGACAGCTGTTAGGACCGCATAAAATCATCGGTAGCTCAACGACAAACCCAGAAGAAATGCAACGCGCGATTCAAGGCGGTGCTGATTATATCGGTGTGGGTCCAGTTTATGAAACACCTACTAAAGCCGGTAAGCCAGCCGCTGGATTAGAATACGTGCGCTATGCCGCCCAGCATAGTCCGATTCCGTGGTTTGCGATCGGTGGTATCGACGTGAATAATATTAACGATGTCATCTTGGCAGGTGCGGAACGCGTCGCAGTTGTGCGGGCGCTGATGGAAGCGGAACAACCTACCCTAGTCACGCAATATTTCTTATCGCAATTTACTCGCGTCCATATCAAAAACAACAAACCAGAATTGACTCAATCTTATGTCCGAGCAAATCACCCTGGAAGTTAACGGCGAAACGCGTCAGTGCGCAGCGCCTTCTCAAATTCCAGATGTCCTACACCAACTCGGCTACAATCCGCGTTTAGTTGCAGTCGAATACAACGGCGAAATCCTCCACCGTCAGTATTGGTCAGAAACTTATGTTAAACAAGGCGATCGCTTAGAAGTCGTCACAAT
This window contains:
- the thiS gene encoding sulfur carrier protein ThiS; the protein is MSEQITLEVNGETRQCAAPSQIPDVLHQLGYNPRLVAVEYNGEILHRQYWSETYVKQGDRLEVVTIVGGG
- a CDS encoding response regulator transcription factor → MKKILVIEDEPDVRANIIELLEAEEFHVVGAENGFFGALWAQEYLPDLIICDVRMPELNGYDVLTALRQDAATATIPFIFLTANADRSDMRRGMELGADDYLTKPFSRTELLNAIASRFAKQEVVMQQYNNERERADSLKQKVQELENYASAKASIVPKLNMAMSIVKNLPPGLQRERCLEILRQVCNEEIKTLNNTPALQKLLPAESITFLRQFNLVSKQ
- a CDS encoding DUF1565 domain-containing protein — its product is MNLTRPDTYFDLAPFILSITKISHPSSYAIALGLSSIALLGLSDTGLTSEALPLYLKDARANQIASAKVLFVNPNVENAAQANGSDRAPFKTITQALKVASVNSVIMLAKGTYSAETGETFPLQLKSGVAIQGDPQTRGSGVIIQGGGVFLSPTFAQQNVTILGANQATLTGVTITNSNPRGYGLWIESSSPRITDNTFTGSAHDGISVTGDSKPLIRNNYFHQNGANGITIYGISRPEVRENIFEKTGFGINVSQKAAPLLIGNRITQNRAGIVVQAQAQPVLRSNTIEGNIEDGVVAIAASLPDLGTSAQPGGNIFRQNGRYDINSKAARQTISAFGNTLAADARTVGNLDLSGKVLAAIPQAVPANIATKPPTVAPVRSTTPTNTMARSVAPEAIAIPVPPANTNNSRARSLPSPPATGSDTAIVIPVPPPTTSATIVPPPSNPNPGAINVPVLQSAQITEADLLPVPSGNIPLGNARNLPKINLPTTAPAPGTPPLPPTRESALGLRYRVIVEAESKSKQDMVRSIVPGAFRTFSNGKVFMQVGAFGDRVNANEVLQLLNNRGLKGTVEQI
- a CDS encoding thiamine phosphate synthase; this encodes MVESYNQRGQVQPAVCRILDANLDRAREGLRIIEEWCRFGLNNAQFSGECKQLRQELATWHSPELRAARDTLGDPGTQLTHPQEQQRADLKSLLQANFCRVEEALRVLEEYGKLYHPQMGSVFKQMRYRVYTLESRLLGYERHQRLLRSQLYLVTSPTKDLLSVVEAALTGGLTLVQYRDKNASDGERLSYAQQLCQLCHQYGALFLVNDRVDIALAVDADGVHLGQQDMPINAARQLLGPHKIIGSSTTNPEEMQRAIQGGADYIGVGPVYETPTKAGKPAAGLEYVRYAAQHSPIPWFAIGGIDVNNINDVILAGAERVAVVRALMEAEQPTLVTQYFLSQFTRVHIKNNKPELTQSYVRANHPGS